One genomic window of Tatumella citrea includes the following:
- a CDS encoding amino acid ABC transporter permease encodes MTQFTLWDIIRDLLMAAQWTVYLSLIAFAGGSIVGLLLLVLRLLNRRPLNYLVAGYVQLFQGTPLLMQMFLAYFGIALFGIDTSPWVSASGALILYTSAYLTDIWRGCVESVPKGQWEAADSLALSFREKLRHVILPQAIRMAVGPSLGFLVQVVKGTALASIIGFVELTKAGNMISNATFQPLIVYSCLGLFYFVLCFPISLCARYLERKLNYANHH; translated from the coding sequence ATGACCCAATTTACTCTGTGGGACATCATTCGCGATCTGCTGATGGCCGCTCAATGGACGGTTTATTTGTCATTAATCGCCTTTGCCGGCGGCAGTATTGTCGGCCTGCTGTTGCTGGTACTGCGTCTGTTAAACCGCCGCCCGCTGAATTATCTGGTCGCCGGTTATGTCCAGTTGTTCCAGGGAACACCGCTGCTGATGCAGATGTTTCTGGCCTATTTCGGGATTGCGTTATTCGGGATTGACACTTCACCGTGGGTTTCTGCCTCAGGCGCATTAATCCTGTATACCAGTGCCTATCTGACTGATATCTGGCGAGGTTGTGTTGAATCTGTGCCTAAAGGCCAGTGGGAAGCTGCAGACAGCCTGGCACTCAGCTTTCGTGAAAAATTACGCCACGTCATTTTGCCACAGGCCATTCGCATGGCGGTGGGGCCCAGCCTCGGGTTTCTGGTGCAGGTTGTTAAAGGGACTGCACTGGCATCGATCATCGGTTTTGTTGAGCTGACTAAAGCCGGAAATATGATTTCTAACGCTACCTTTCAGCCACTGATTGTTTACAGCTGCCTCGGGCTGTTTTACTTCGTGCTCTGTTTTCCCATCAGCCTGTGTGCCCGTTATCTTGAAAGGAAACTGAATTATGCAAACCACCACTAA
- a CDS encoding amino acid ABC transporter permease, with the protein MHIQLDFLAVLQYWPLILTGVCWTIGLTAASAILGFILGIAFAWSRQSGPTWLKWVVGTYVELIRNTPFIVQLFFIFFGLPAAGLRLSPGAAGVIAMVVSLSAYSTEIIRSGLAATPKGQIEAAQSLAMGRMQTFLHVILPPALNKVWPAMTGQIILVMLGSAVCGQISVPELSYATNLIQSRNFRSFESAIIATLIYLVLAIVLRKILNWAGPRLLFRR; encoded by the coding sequence ATGCACATCCAACTCGACTTTCTCGCTGTCCTGCAATACTGGCCGCTGATCCTTACCGGCGTATGCTGGACGATTGGCCTGACCGCAGCGTCAGCTATTCTCGGTTTTATACTGGGGATCGCCTTCGCCTGGTCTCGCCAGAGCGGCCCTACCTGGCTGAAGTGGGTCGTTGGTACCTATGTAGAACTGATTCGTAATACTCCGTTCATCGTACAGCTATTTTTTATCTTTTTTGGTCTGCCAGCCGCAGGGCTCCGACTGTCTCCCGGCGCAGCCGGTGTGATTGCCATGGTTGTCAGCCTGAGCGCATATTCCACCGAAATCATCCGTTCCGGGCTGGCGGCCACCCCGAAAGGGCAAATCGAAGCGGCACAAAGTCTGGCGATGGGGCGTATGCAGACGTTTTTACATGTCATCCTGCCCCCGGCGTTAAATAAAGTCTGGCCAGCCATGACCGGTCAGATAATCCTGGTCATGCTGGGCTCCGCCGTCTGCGGCCAGATCTCAGTTCCAGAGCTGAGCTATGCCACCAATCTGATTCAGAGCCGCAACTTCCGTTCTTTTGAATCCGCCATTATTGCCACGCTGATCTATCTGGTACTGGCGATCGTATTACGCAAAATTCTTAACTGGGCTGGCCCGCGCCTGCTCTTCCGTCGCTAG
- a CDS encoding transporter substrate-binding domain-containing protein produces MKLMKRWMSFICLLSTLAMASAHADDTLSQVEKRGSVRIGVLTDFPPYGFVGPDLKPQGLDIELARYLASKLGVKPDLVVVQSANRIAALQANKVDILVASMAKSPDREKVVDFTAPYSPYYQAIYGPKSISVKSFADLAGKTVAVARGTTQDENLQAVAPKTTQILRFESSTDAIQAVVSGQSQFIAMGSSVLGPVVKQHPQAQLEYKLLLKNSPNYVAVRKGDTALLNKLNAILAEARKDGTLNNLSHKWLGEGIDKLPAN; encoded by the coding sequence ATGAAATTGATGAAGCGCTGGATGTCGTTTATCTGTTTACTAAGCACCCTGGCTATGGCCTCCGCGCATGCGGATGACACGCTGTCGCAGGTGGAAAAACGTGGTTCGGTAAGAATCGGGGTTCTGACTGACTTCCCACCCTACGGTTTTGTTGGACCTGATTTAAAACCACAGGGTCTGGATATTGAACTGGCTCGTTACCTTGCCAGCAAACTGGGCGTTAAACCGGATTTAGTGGTAGTACAGAGTGCTAACCGTATTGCCGCTCTACAGGCAAATAAAGTCGATATTCTGGTCGCCTCAATGGCCAAAAGCCCGGATCGCGAAAAAGTCGTCGACTTCACCGCGCCGTACTCACCTTACTATCAGGCAATTTACGGGCCTAAGTCTATCAGTGTGAAAAGTTTCGCTGATCTGGCCGGGAAAACTGTCGCTGTCGCACGTGGCACCACCCAGGATGAAAACCTGCAGGCCGTGGCACCAAAAACCACTCAGATTCTGCGCTTCGAAAGCTCTACCGATGCTATCCAGGCGGTAGTTTCCGGTCAGAGCCAGTTCATTGCTATGGGTTCTTCAGTACTCGGCCCTGTTGTTAAACAGCACCCCCAGGCGCAACTGGAATATAAGCTGCTGCTGAAAAATTCTCCGAACTATGTTGCCGTGCGTAAAGGCGATACTGCGTTGTTAAACAAACTGAATGCCATTCTGGCCGAAGCCCGTAAAGACGGAACACTGAATAACCTGTCACATAAATGGCTGGGTGAAGGCATCGATAAACTGCCTGCTAACTAA
- a CDS encoding MurR/RpiR family transcriptional regulator gives MTIKDIIIDKFHTLPPELQKAANFLVEHNNDVAIVSMRTFADMASVQPSTLLRLAKKLGFKGWVELKSAYISEIGLSDGLYAEKARTLIGKDKHFYKSLFHSTKDNIERTDKANIQAVDAAVELLEQGKSVYICGFRASFPIAYSLFYVYRLFKKNVFMIDGHAGNFEMHTREFEPDDVVVLISFAPYSREIMTLYQAAKDAGCKIIAITDKQVSSLALNADTALYFSTQSPSFFPSVVSGMALVECLLALLVARHGDDAISHIERAEAYFTRSGAYIVNSSK, from the coding sequence ATGACAATTAAAGACATCATCATTGATAAATTTCACACCCTGCCACCTGAACTTCAGAAAGCAGCGAATTTTCTGGTTGAGCACAATAATGATGTAGCCATTGTCTCTATGCGTACCTTTGCTGATATGGCCAGCGTTCAGCCTTCAACGCTGTTACGGTTAGCCAAAAAGCTGGGATTCAAAGGCTGGGTTGAGCTGAAATCAGCTTATATTTCGGAAATCGGTCTCAGTGACGGGCTTTATGCAGAAAAAGCCAGAACGCTGATAGGCAAGGACAAGCATTTTTATAAATCACTGTTTCATTCAACAAAAGATAATATCGAGCGCACCGACAAAGCCAATATTCAGGCAGTCGATGCCGCCGTTGAGTTACTTGAGCAGGGAAAATCTGTCTATATCTGTGGCTTCAGAGCCAGTTTCCCCATCGCTTATTCACTGTTTTATGTCTATCGTCTGTTCAAAAAGAATGTATTCATGATTGATGGCCATGCCGGTAATTTTGAAATGCATACCCGTGAATTTGAACCAGATGATGTGGTGGTATTAATCAGTTTTGCCCCATATTCTCGGGAAATTATGACTCTCTATCAGGCCGCAAAAGATGCCGGCTGTAAGATTATAGCGATTACTGATAAGCAGGTGTCATCACTGGCTTTAAACGCCGATACTGCACTCTATTTTTCCACCCAGAGTCCGTCTTTTTTCCCGTCGGTGGTTTCAGGAATGGCACTGGTCGAATGCCTGTTAGCTTTGTTAGTTGCCAGACACGGGGATGACGCTATTAGCCATATAGAGCGGGCTGAAGCTTACTTTACCCGTTCCGGTGCCTATATCGTCAATTCTTCAAAATAG
- a CDS encoding carbon-nitrogen hydrolase family protein produces MNDTPQHTPSGRLQVSLVQMDVEVLQPEQNLRRVIAAVRQEIEKGAQLMVFPELVNTGYIEPLTIGAPFSTPVGEKGYAYELYQAAEPANGAFITELSELARNHRVHIVIGLAMRHPQLDGALYNSSVLIGPQGVIGIYNKIHRWHLEKMYFIAGDALPVFNTSLGTLGMQVCYDIRFPEVTRAMVLQGAGIITNIWASLAETDGPPVSEDIFLHRAYTRAIENGVFVLSCNRVGQQGHCHFLGQSLIVEPGGKVLARAGSTREEVIRAELDLSQIALYRTYTGIYSDRRPDIYSRYGV; encoded by the coding sequence ATGAACGATACCCCGCAACATACTCCGTCCGGCCGCCTTCAGGTGAGCCTGGTACAAATGGATGTCGAAGTCCTGCAGCCGGAACAAAATCTGAGGCGGGTGATCGCCGCCGTGCGTCAGGAAATTGAAAAAGGGGCACAGCTGATGGTTTTCCCTGAGCTGGTGAACACCGGCTACATTGAGCCGCTGACCATTGGTGCACCTTTCAGTACTCCTGTAGGGGAGAAAGGTTACGCTTATGAGTTGTACCAGGCAGCAGAACCTGCCAATGGCGCATTTATCACTGAGCTCTCAGAGCTGGCACGCAACCACCGTGTGCATATTGTGATTGGGCTGGCAATGCGTCATCCGCAGCTGGATGGAGCGCTGTACAACAGTTCGGTGCTGATTGGACCACAGGGGGTTATTGGCATATACAATAAAATCCACCGCTGGCATCTGGAGAAAATGTATTTTATCGCCGGAGATGCATTGCCGGTATTTAACACGTCTCTTGGTACGCTGGGAATGCAGGTTTGTTACGACATCCGCTTTCCTGAAGTGACAAGGGCGATGGTGCTGCAGGGCGCAGGGATTATCACCAATATCTGGGCATCGTTGGCTGAGACTGATGGTCCACCTGTCAGTGAGGATATTTTCCTGCATCGCGCCTATACCCGGGCAATCGAAAATGGGGTGTTTGTACTGAGTTGTAACCGTGTTGGCCAACAGGGCCATTGCCACTTTCTCGGTCAAAGCCTGATTGTGGAACCGGGAGGAAAGGTGCTGGCTCGTGCCGGTAGTACCCGTGAAGAAGTGATTCGTGCTGAACTCGATTTGAGCCAGATTGCCCTCTACCGGACATACACGGGTATCTATTCGGATCGCCGGCCGGATATCTACAGCCGGTATGGGGTGTAA